In Brachybacterium fresconis, the genomic stretch TGGCCCGGCCGATGCTGCGCGGAGACGCGCCGCCGGTGACGACTGCGGTTCTGGTCCGGGGGCCCATGGGCTCGTGGTGCGTCACTGCGCTCCCTCACGTCGGTGTGGTCAGGGCCTGTCGGCCCGATCGGATCGACGCGAACGCTACGAGGCGCCGGTCATACCAACAAGTGAATGCCGCTCGGCGGATCACGACGCCGCGACGATCGTCCTGCTCAGAGCGCCGCAACGCGTCACAGATTGGTCAGACCACCCTCGGGGCGCAGTCGGCGGGGAGAGCTCCGGGCCCACGGGAGATAATTGGTCGACCATTATCCTCGGAGCGGGCATCGCCTCTGACCTGCGCATCCGCCGCACGTTCGCGGCATCGGCAGATCCGCGACGATTGCCCGCTCCCCCACCCCGTGCTTGCATCGGCCCTGCCGACCTTCCGACGGACAGCCCACCGGTCACCGTCGGAGTCCCCGGCCCCGCCGCTGCAGCGAACCCGACCGAAGGAGGTCAGGTGGAACCCCAGACCCTGGAATTCCTGGACGGACTCGTCCGCGAGGGCGTCGAGGTCGACGGCGGCATCCTCATCCCCACCGAACGGCGGCTCGCCGAGATCAGCGGCATGTCCCGGGCCCGTGTCCGCGAGCGGCTCTCCGGGCTCCAGATGCTCGGAATGCTCACGAAGGTGCAGGGCTCGGGGAACGTTCTCGTCTCGCCCGCCGCGCTCGAGGCGGGCACCGGCAATGTCTTCGAGCTGATGCTGCGCGCCGGGCTGGTCACGGTCGCGCAGATCAACGAGGCCCGCGAGATGCTCGAGGTCGCGATCGCGCCACGGATCCTCGAACGAGTCACCGACGAGCAGATCCACGCCCTGGAGGATCAGGTGTACGCCATGGTCGACGCCTCCGCCTCACGGGATTTCGTCAGCGGGCTGAAGGCCGACCACGCCTTCCACATGGCGCTGTTCGAGATCGTCGGCAACCCGATCATGACCTACGTGGTCAACGGGATGAACCATGCCCTGCACGATCTGCTGCTGGAGCGGCGGCGGATCGTCATCGGCAAAGAGATCGCACGCAACCACGGCGAGCTCCCCGCGATGTTCGACAGCGACGCCGTCCACTTCGAGATCACCCGCGCCCTGCGCTCCCGGCGCAAGGAGGCGGTCACCGCCGCGATGGCGGAGCACTTCGATTCCTGGCGGAGGATCTCGCGTCTGCCGACCTCACCGGCAGTCGCCGCACCGCCAGGTATCACCCCACAGACACCATCGACCCCACCGACCCCACCGACCCCCTCAGGAGAGACATGAGCACAGCAGAACCCACGTCGTCGCCGGAATGGGCAGAAGCGACCGGGACGGCGCGGTCGTCCGATCCCGAACGGATCCAGCGCATCCGCGAGGCAGCCCACCGCATCCGCCAGTACGCCCTGATCCAGGCCGAGGTCCAGGGACAGGGCTACATCGGGCAGGCCCTGGACATCGCCGACGTCCTCGCCGTCCTGTACGCGGACCAGCTGCACCTGGACCCGTCGGATCCCGAGTCCGAGGACCGCGACCGCTTCCAGCTGTCCATCGGGCACTATGCCCTGGCCCTGTACGCGGCGCTGACCGAGGCGAAGTTCCTGCCCCAGGAGGAGCTGCAGACCTACGCCGGCGACGGCTCGCGCCTGCCGATGTCCTCCATGCGCTCCTACACCCCGGGGGTCGAGATCTCCGGCGGCTCCCTCGGCCACGGCCTCGGGATCGCGAACGGCGTGGCGATGGGACTGCAGCGCAAGGGGTCCGACCGCTTCGTCTACAACCTGCTGTCCGACGGCGAGCTCGGTGAGGGCTCGACCTGGGAGGCGGCCGCCGTCGCCGGCCACCATGGGCTCGACAACCTCATCGCGATCGTCGACTTCAACGACCAGCAGGCCGACGGCCGCAGCACCCAGATGCTGTCCATGGAGCCGGTCACCGACAAGTTCGAAGCCTTCGGCTGGATCGCCCGCCGCTGCGACGGCCACGATGTTCCCGCTCTGCTCGACCATCTGATCGAGCTGCGGGAGATCGAGGACCCCCGCCCTCGGGTCCTCATCGTGGACACCACGCTGGGCAAGGGCGTGGACTTCCTCGAGCAGCGGGAGAAGCTGCACTTCATGAAGGTCGACGCCGCGGAATGGGCCGCCGCCCACCAGAAGCTGAACGAAAGCGCAGGACGATGAACACACCCACGAACCCCGTCACCGCCCCCGCGAAGAAGCTGGTCTCCGGCGCCATGAGCGCTGACCTCGCCAAGGAGGGCCAGCGCACCGTCTCCGCCCCGCTCGGGCACGCCCTGGTCGAAGCGGCCCAGCAGGACGAGCGGATCGTCGGCCTCTCCGCCGATCTCGCGAAGTACACCGACGTCCACATCCTCCGCGACGCCATGCCGGAGCGGTTCTACCAGATCGGCATGGCCGAGCAGGCGCTGCTCGGTGCCGCGACCGGCCTCGCGATGGAGGGCTTCGTCCCCTTCGCCTCGACCTACTCGGTCTTCGCCACCCGGCGGGCCTACGACTTCCTCGCGCTCGACATCGCCGAGGCGAACCTCAACGTCAACATGGTGTGCGCCCTGCCCGGTCTGACCACCGGTTACGGGCCGTCCCATCAGGCCACCGAGGACGTGGCGATCCTCCGCGGGATGCCGAACCTGACGATCGTCGATCCCTGCGACGCCCTGGACATCCAGCAGGCGGTCCCCCAGCTCGCCGCATCCGACGGTCCGACCTACATGCGCCTGCTGCGGGGGAAGGTCCCGCTGGTCCTGGACGAGTACGACTACTCCTTCGAGCTCGGCCGGGCGAAGCTGCTGCGGGAAGGAGCGGACGTCCTGCTCATCTCGACCGGACTGATGACCGAGCGCGCCCTGGAGACCGCGACGGCTCTGGAGCAGGACGGGATCGGGGTCGCCGTGCTGCACTCACCCACCCTGAAGCCCTTCGACGAGGAATCGGTCGTCTCCGCCCTCGGAAAGGGCCGCCTGGTGCTGACGGCGGAGAACCACTCGGTGGTCGGCGGACTGTTCGACGCCGTCTCGCGCACGGTGGCCGGCCGCGGCCTCGGCGAGCGCATCACCCCGATCGGACTGCCGGACGAGTTCCTCGACGCCGGCGCGCTGCCGACTCTGAACGACCGCTACGGCGTGAGCGTCCAGGCGATGATGGAGCGGATCCGCACCCTGTTGTGAGCACCCTGCCCGCTGTGAGGAACCACCGATGCACACCTCCCCCGATACCCCGGGCCCACCGCTGCTGAGCCCCGCACGCCCCGTCGAGCTCCACCAGCCGTTCCTCCACGACCTGGTCGGGGTGTTCCATGCCCCGGTCCAGGCGTGGTCCCGGCCCACCGGGAGCATCGAGGGCGCCGGAGCGCAGGGCATCTACATCGGGGACACCCGGGTGGTCTCGGACCTGCGCTGTGCGGGCGAGCGCGTCGCGCTCACCCCGCTGGGAACCGAGGTGCGCTCGGCCCGCGAGCTGACCGTCCGCGACGTGGTCTCCACGCCGGGCGACGTCACGGATCCGCTGCTCATCCTCGAACGCACCCGCACCGCCGACGCGAGCGGCATCGGTGAGCGAGTGCGCCTGCTCTCGCACGATCATCGGCCGCACCGCCTCGTGCTCCGTCTCGGCCTGATCACCGACGCCGCATCGATGTCCGCGGTGAAGGACCCCGGACTGCTGGCCGAGATCGGCGACATCCGCCCGTCGGCGCGGGCCGACGGAGCAGTCGCCCGCTGGGACGTCGGCGACGCGGGCGGCTCCGCCCGGCTGGACGTCGGGGATGGTGGGACGGAGCTGGTGGCCGACGGGGCGATCGTGACGTGGACCGTCGTCCTCGAGACCCCGCCCGCCCGGGGCGCGCTCGAACATGAGGCAGAGGGTGACAGGGCGGTGATGGCGGAGGCCTCCTGGCATCTGGCCCTGCACGATCCGACCGTGCCGTTCGCCGCGGCGAGCGCCCCCTGGCCGGCGGCCGCTGTGACCGCGGAGCCCGCGTCGGCCGATCCCGAGGTCCGTGCCGCCGACCTGCTGCTGCGCCGTTCCCTGGCCGATCTGGACGCCCTGCGCCTGCAGATCCCGGGGTCCCCGGCGCAGACCTTCTTCGCCGCCGGCGCCCCGTGGTTCTTCACCCTGTTCGGCCGGGACGCGCTGATCGCCGCCTCCCTCGTGCTCCCCCTCGACCGCTCGATCGCCGAGGGCACCCTGCGCACGCTCGCCGACCGCCAGGGCACCGCGGCCGACGTCGCCACCGCCGAGCAGCCGGGAAAGATCCTCCACGAGGTGCGCGCCCAGGGCATGGAGATGGGCTCCACGGTGCTGCCGCCGGTCTACTACGGCACCATCGACGCCACGCCGCTGTGGATCGAGCTGCTGCATGAGGCGGACGCCGCCGGGCTGCCCGCAGAGGTCCTCACCGAGCTGCACCCCGCGCTCGAACAGGCCGCGCTCTGGCTGCTCGAGCACGCCGACGCCGATGGCGACGGCCTGCTGGAGTACCTCGACGAGGCCGGGACGGGCCTGGCCAATCAGGGATGGAAGGACTCCGGGGACTCGATCCGCTGCGCCGACGGCTCCCTGGCCGGCGGCGCGATCGCCCTGGCTGAGGTGCAGGGCTACGCATATGCGGCCGCCGGCCACGCCGCCGACCTCCTCGAGCGCCTCGGCACGGCAGCCGAGGCCGAGGCGGTGCATGCCGACCCACCCGCCCCGGGCCCCGGACCCTCCCCCACGTCATCATCCGCACCCGCACCCGCACCCGCACCCGCCGAATTTCCCGCCCGCCTGCGGGCCTGGGCCCACCGCCTGCGCGAACGCTTCCAGGAGACGTTCTGGTGCGAGGACGACTTCGGGCCGTACGTGGCGCTCGCCCTCGACGGGGACAAACGCCCGGTCGACAGCGTGGCCTCGAACATGGGCCACCTCCTGGGCACCGGACTGCTCGATCCGGCGCAGGAGCGGATCGTCGTGGACCGCCTGCTGCATCCGAGCCTGCTGTCCGGATACGGGATCCGCACCCTGTCGACCACCAACGGGGCCTACGGCCCGCTGCGCTACCACGGTGGCAGCGTGTGGACCCACGACACCGCCTACATCCTGCGCGGCATGCTGCGCGGAGGCTTCACCGCCGAGGCGCGGGTCGTGGCACGGGCCCTGCTGCAGGCGGCGAACGGCTTCGACCAGCGTCTTCCCGAGCTGTTCAGCGGCCAGAGCAGCGAGGAGGTCTCCCCTCCCGTGCCCTACCCGGCCTCATGCCGCCCGCAGGCCTGGGCCGCGGCCGGCGCCGTTCCTGTCGCTCAGGCCCTCGGCGTCCTGCGGCGCCGCTGACCGGGGAAGTGCCGGATCGGACCCTCCCGAGCGCGGTCCTGTCTCGGACCATGAGCCTGCCCTGAGCACGATCCTGCACTTCCCCCGCACAGCCCGTACGGTAGGGCCACAGCAGCACCGCGCGAACGGAGCCCCCATGCACGCCGACCGTCTCACCGATTCGATCTGCCACCACGCCGAGGGCCCGTACTGGTCCGACAGCTGGGGCGGCCTGCGCTGGGTCGACATGCTCGCCGGCGACATCATGCAGCTCGAGGCGGCCGGAGCTCTCACCCAGCTCGGCGGGGCCCGCACCGCGCATCGCATCACCACGCCGAGCCCGGTGGTGGCCTGCGTCCGCCCGGCCGTGGGCGGCGGGGCCGTCCTCGCACTCGAGAAGGGCTTCGCCCTCGAGGACGCCGACGGCTCGATCACCCCGCTGCCACCGCTGTGGGAGCAGGACATCCGGATGAACGAGGGCGCGATCGCGCCCGACGGTTCGTTCCTGTGCGGCTCGATGGCCTACGACCAGCGGCCGGGCGCAGCAGCGATGTGGCGTCTGCTCCCGGACGGCACCACCACCGAGCTGTTCGGCGACCTCACGATCTCCAACGGGCTCGCCTTCACGGCCGACGGCGCCCACGCCTTCTACGTCGACACCCCCACCGGGAGGGTCGACCAGTTCGACTGGTCCGACGACGAAGGCCTGATCGGCCGTCGCCCCTTTGCGGATCTGACCGACCAGGACGGTCATCCCGACGGCCTCACGCTCGACGCCGACGGCCGGGTCTGGGTGGCGATGAACGGCGGTGGCCAGGTGCTCGGTCTCGACGAGCGCGGTACGGTCACCACCCAGATCTCGGTCGGAGCTCGGCAGGTCACTGCCTGCACCTTCGGCGGCCATGACCTCTCGACCCTGTTCATCACCACCAGCCGGGAGAACCTGGCCGAGGGCGAGGACCCGCAGGCCGGCTCCCTGTTCGCCGCGCGGCCCGGCGCCCGCGGCCCCGAGAGCGAGCGCCTCTTCAGCGTCTGAGCCGAGCAGCGCCGCCCGCGTGTCACGGGCACCACGATCCAGAGGGCACCACGCCAACGCAGGCACCCCGCTATTGACGGCACCACACCATCGCGGGCACCACGCCCACGCGGGCACCCCGCCATAGAGGGCACCACGCCATCGCGGGCACCATGTCGTAAAAGGTGCCACGGAGGTGGCACCTTTTACGACACGGTCGGCCCTGCGCAGGTCAGGCGGTGGTGCCCGACCCCGAGCCGGAGCCGGCCACCTCGGTGTCCTCCGGGTGATCGGGGATCTCACCGGAGGCGAACGAGGTTTCCATGTCGTCGAACTCCCGCATCGTCAGCGCCGGCGGACGCGGCGTGATGAGACTGACCACCACGGCCAGGACCAGGCAGATCAGGAAGCCGGGGATGATCTCGTACAGGTGCTGGTCGCCGAACAGGCCCCAGCTCACGTCGGGCGTGAACTGGCCCCAGATGAAGGCGACCGCTGCACCGGCGACCATGCCGGCACCCGCACCGGCGGCCGTCAGGCGGCGCCAGAACAGCGACAGCAGGATGATCGGACCGAAGGCGGAGCCGAAGCCTGCCCAGGCGAAGGCCACCAGGCCCAGCACCGAGCTGTCCGGGTTCAGAGCCAGGATCAGGGCGATGATGGAGACGGCGAGCACGCCGATCCGGCCGCCCCACAGGGCGCCCTTGGCGCTGAGTTTGATCCCGATCCCGCCGAAGAGGTCCTCGATCAGCGCAGAGCTGGAGACGATCAGCTGCGAGGAGATCGTGGACATGATCGCTGCGAGCACGGCAGCCAGGAGGACGCCGGCGATCAGGGGGTGGAACAGGAGCTGCGAGAGGTCCAGGAAGACGGACTCGCCGTTGGTGGTGTCGGTCAGCACCGCGTCCTGGTTCTGCTGGAAGTAGGCCAGGCCTGCCAGAGCGGTGAAGACAGCACCGATGACACAGATGATCATCCAGGTCATGCCCACCGCGAAACCGTACTTGGCGTCGCGCGAGGAGCGCAGCGCCATGAAGCGGACGATGATGTGGGGCTGGCCGAAGTAGCCCAGGCCCCAGGCCAGCGAGGAGATGATCCCGATGAAGGTACCGCCGGCGGTCATGGAGCCGAAGTCGGCGTTGACCTGACGCACGGAGTCGAACATCGCCACCGGTCCGCCCACCACGAACATCGCCGTGATCGGGACGAGCAGCAGGGAGACCAGCATGATCATGCCCTGGACCACGTCGGTGTAGCTGGCGCCGAGGAACCCGCCGAACAGCGTGTAGACGATGGTGATGGTGGCGACCAGCAGCATGCCGGTGACGTACGAACCACCGAACGTGGACTCGAAGAAGACCCCTCCGGCGACCATGCCGGATGAGACGTAGAAGGTGAAGAACACCAGGATGATCACGCCGGCGGCGATCCGCAGGATGTTCGTGCGGTCGTGCAGCCGGTTGCCGAAGAAGCTCGGCACCGTGATCGAGTTGCCGGCGATCTGCGTGTACTGGCGCAGGCGCGGTGCGACGAAGAACCAGTTCAGTCCGGCGCCGATGGTGAGGCCGACGGCGATCCACGCCTCGACCAGTCCGTTCATGTACAGGGCGCCGGGCAGGCCCAGGAGCAGCCAGCCGGACATGTCCGAGGCGCCGGCGGAGAGGGCTGCGGTGAACGGGTGCAGCTGCCGTCCGCCGAGCATGTAGTCCTCGCCGTCCGACGTCTTGCGGAAGGCATACAGGCCGATGCCGAGCATGACGCCGAAATAGATGGCCAGAGCGATGATCTTGAAGACGAGATCCACGAGAGGGCTCCGATCTCAGTATGGGGAAGGGGTGGTCGGGACGGGTGAAACGCTAGTAGTGGTCGGGCCAGCTGACCGGCGATGATGGACAATTCGGTCATCGGCGAACGCAGTCGTTCCGCGCAGATCGTGCAGTCGGGGCCGCGGTCACAGACCAGGGAAAGCTTGATCCGCGCCCGGGGACGACGACGGGACGCCGTGCGAGCGCCGAGGACCAGGGGTGACGCCGAGACTACGCCCCTGAGACGCCGATCACCGAGGTTGTTGCCGGACGGTGACAATCTTCGCGAGACTCCTCACCGCTGACCGGACACGACATTGCGCACGTGGCTTCCATTGATGGAAGCCACGTGCGCAATGTCGTCGAGGTCAGCCCGGAGCGCGGGCGCTCAGGAGTACAGCGCCTCGGTGTCCTCGTCGACCCAGTCCAGGGTGCGCTCGACGGCCTTCTTCCACAGGCGGAGGTAGCGCTCGCGGGTCTCCTCCTCCATGGAGGGCTCCCAGCGCTTGTCCTCGGCCCAGTTGTCGATGACGTCCTGCTCGCCGTTCCAGAAGCCCACGGCGATGCCGGCCGCGTAGGCGGCGCCCAGCGCGGTGGTCTCGATGACCTTCGGCCGCACCACGGGCACGCCGAGGATGTCGGCCTGGAACTGCATGAGGGTCTCGTTCATGACCATGCCGCCGTCGACCTTGAGCTCGGACAGCTCCACGCCCTCGCTCTCGGCGTCGGCGATCATCGCGTCCAGCACCTCACGGGTCTGGAAGGCCGTGGCCTCCAGGGTGGCCCGCGCGATGTGGCCCTTGTTGTGGAAGCGGGTCATGCCGACCATCGCGCCGCGGGCGTCGGGCCGCCAGTGCGGGGCGAACAGGCCCGAGAAGGCAGGGACGATGAACAGACCGCCGTTGTCGTCGACGTCCTTGGCGAGGTCCTCGATCTCCGGGGCGTCCTTGATCAGACCCAGGTTGTCGCGCATCCACTGGACCAGCGAGCCGGTCACCGCGATCGAGCCCTCGAGGGCGTAGACCGGCTTCTGGTCGCCGATCTTGTAGGCGACCGTGGTGAGCAGCCCGTTCTCGCTGCGCACGAGGTCCTCGCCGGTGTTGATCAGCATGAAGTTGCCGGTGCCGTAGGTGTTCTTGGCCTGGCCCACGTCGAAGCAGGCCTGGCCGAAGGTGGCGGCCTGCTGGTCGCCGAGGATGCCGGCGAGCGGGGTGTCGATGAGCAGGTCGTTCTTGCGACCCTTCCCGTACACCTCGGAAGAGGACCTGATCTCCGGAAGCATCGACATCGGGATGCCCATGTCCTTCGCGATGTCCTCGTTCCAGTCCAGCGTGTCGATGTTCATGAGCATCGTGCGCGAGGCGTTGGTGACGTCGGTGACGTGCACGCCACCGTTGGTGCCGCCGGTGAGGTTCCACATCAGCCAGGCGTCGGTGTTGCCGAAGATCAGCTCGCCGGCCTCGGCCCGGGCGCGCGCGCCCTCGACGTTGTCGAGGATCCACTTCACCTTGGGGCCGGAGAAGTAGGTCGCCAGCGGCAGCCCGACGCGCTCCTTGTACTTCTCGGCGCCCTCGTCGCCTCCGAGCTCGTCGCAGATGCGCTGGGTGCGGGTGTCCTGCCAGACGACCGCGTTGTAGACGGGCTCGCCGGTGTTCTTGTCCCACACGACGGTCGTCTCGCGCTGGTTGGTGATGCCGACGGCCGCCAGCTGGTGGCGGTTGATGTCGGCGCCCACCAGCGCCTGGCCGACGACGTCACGGGTGTTCTTCCAGATCTCCTGCGGGTCGTGCTCGACCCAGCCGGACTTCGGGAAGATCTGCTCGTGCTCCTTCTGCCCCGAGGAGACGATCTGCCCGGCGTGGTCGAAGATGATCGCGCGGGTCGAGGTCGTGCCCTGGTCGATGGACATGATGTACATCGTCTGGTCGTTCATCGGAACTCCTTCGTCGTGGATGAGGGGAGGTGTCGTGGATGGGTGCCGGGGAGGCCGGTGCGGCGCTCGACGGTCTCAGAAGGTCAGGTCGCTCAGAAGTAGATGAGCGAGAACAGTCCGGCGAGGGAGCCACCGATCAGAGGACCGGCGATCGGTACCCACGAGTATGCCCAGTCCGAGCCGCCCTTGTTCGGGATCGGCAGGACCGCATGCGCGAGGCGCGGTCCGAGGTCTCGGGCGGGGTTGATGGCGTACCCCGTCGGCCCGCCGAGGGAGGCGCCGATGGCGAGCACCAGCAGCGCGACCGCGAGCGGCCCGAGCTTGTCCGGCGTGTTGCCGAACATGATGATCACGAAGACCAGCACGAAGGTCGCGATGATCTCGGTGACCAGGTTCCAGCCGTAGGAGCGGATCTCCGGGCCGGTGGAGAAGGTACCCAGGATGGTGCCCGGGTCCTTCTCCTGGTCGTAGTGGTTCTTGTAGACCAGCCAGGCGAGCACGGCGCCGATGAAGGCGCCGATGACCTCGGCGATGTAGTAGGTGACCGTGGTGCCGAGCGTGATCGAGATGCCCGGTGCGTACTCGGCGGCTTCGCTCATGAGCAGGCCGGTGGTGACGGCGGGGTTGATGTGCGCGCCGGTCTTGAAGGCCGTGTAGACGCCGACGAAGACCGCGAGGCCCCAGCCGAAGTTGACCATCAGCCAGCCGCCGTCCTTGCCCTTCGTCTTTCCCAGGATGTTGTTGGCGACGACGCCGCCGCCCATCAGGGTCAGCATCGCGGTGCCCGCGATCTCCGACAACAGGATCGTTCCGATCGTTCCCATGCGTTCTCCTCGTCGAGATCGACCTGACGGAGGACAGGTCGTGCGCCGGCTCCCGCCGGCGACAGGCCCCGAAGGGCCTCGGGGGCGTGCGCTCTGCCGCCCCGCGGCGTCCCCGGACTCGGTGCCCGGGGACTGCAGATTCTGGGTCAGTGCCTCGGCGGCACCTCGGGGACGGCACCGATGCGGGCAGCGGTCTCGGCGTCGGTCCCGGCCTGCTCGCCCTCGAGGCGGGCGGCGATGTATTCGCGGTACGTCTCCACCTCCCGGGCCTGGCCGCTCTCGTCCCAGCCCAGCTCGGGACCGACGAGGGCGGCGACCTCCGCGGCGGCGTCGACACCGCGATCGCGGGTCTCGTAGTCCAGCCGGGTGCGACGCTCGAGGATGTCTGCCAGGTGGCGCGCTCCCTCGGCGCGGACGGCGTACAGCGCCTCGGCCCGCAGGTAGCGCGGGGCGTGCTCGAGGGGCGTGCCGAGCGCGGGGTCCTCGTCGATCAGGGCGAGGACGTCGCTCAGCAGCGCGCCGTAGCGGAACAGCAGGCGGTCGATGCGCACGGTGTCGAGGTCGTACCGTCGGGCGATCTTCTGCTTGTCGCGCACCAGGGTCTCGTAGCCCTGGGCGCCGATCACCGGCACGGAGCGGGTCAGGCTGGGCCGCCCCGGCTGGTGCTCCTTGATCGCGAAGTCGACGATGTCCTCGGCCATCACCCGGTAGGTGGTGAACTTGCCGCCGGCGATGGCGGACAGGCCCGGCTCGACCTGCATGACCGTGTGCTCGCGGGAGACCTTCGCCGAGCCTCCGCCCTTCTGCACCGGCTGGACCAGGGGACGCAGGCCGGAGTAGACGCCGATGACGTCCTCGCGCGAGAGGTCGTCGGCCAGCACCGCGTTGGCGTGCTCGAGCACGTACTCGATGTCGTCGGAGGTCGCGCCGACGTCGGCCGGATCCTCGGTCCAGGCGGTGTCGGTGGTGCCGATGACCCAGTACTCGTCCCAGGGGATGATGAACAGGACCGACTTCTCGGTCTGGGTGATGATGCCGGTGTCGGGCACGGCGGGGATGCGGTCGCGGGCGATGGTGACGTGGATGCCCTTGGAGGCGAGCACCTTCAGACCGGCGTCGGCCCCGGCGAGGTCCTGCTGATCCTCCGTCCAGACGCCTCCGGCCAGGAGGGTGTCGCGGGCGTGGACCTCGAACTCCTCGCCGGTCTCCTCGTCCCGCACCCGGGCGCCGCTGACGCGCCCGCCCTCGTGGAGGTAGTCGACGACGCTGGTGTAGTTGGCGACGGAGGCGTCGTGCTGCGCGGCCGAGCGCACCAGCATCATCACGAAGCGGGCGTCGTCGACCTGTGCGTCGTAGTACTCCAGGGCGCCGACGGCCTTGTCCCCGTCGAGCGCCGGGAAGACCTCGAGCATCTTGTCGTGCAGGAGATGGCGGTGCATCGGCACGGCACGCTTGCGACCCACGGATTGCATCGCGTCGTAGAGCATCACGCCGGAGCCGATGAACGCGCGGTCGACCACCTTCTTGAAGAAGGGGAAGACGAACTTGATGGGCTTGACCAGGTGCGGAGCGGTGTGTTCGAGCAGCAGGTCGCGCTCGCGCAGGGCCTCGGCGACGAGCTTGAAGTCCAGCATCTGCAGGTAGCGCAGGCCGCCGTGCATGAGCTTGGAGGAGCGCGACGAGGTCCCGGCGGCCCAGTCGCGGGTCTCGACGAGCCCGACGGACAGTCCGCGCGTGGCGGCGTCGAACGCGGCGCCGGCGCCGTTGACCCCGCCGCCGACGACGAGGACGTCCAAGGGGTTCTCCGCGGTGGCGGCGCGCAGGCGGGCGAGGTGCTCCGTCCGGGCCCCGGGGGTGAGGGCGGACCGGTTCTGATCGGACACGTGGATGCTCCTTCGCAATGACGCCGGGTGGACTCGTGGTCCGCCGCGACGGGCGCGACGGTCACGGCGGCAATGGAGTCATCCTCGAACCGTCGTGCAGCAGAACGCAAACTCCGTGCACGAACGTGCAAGACTGATGTCATGAATCCCGAATCGCGCCCCGACACGCTCTTCGAGGCTGCACGGATGTACTACGGCGAGGGCCGCACGATGGAGTCGATCGCCATCGATCTCGAGGTCTCCCGCTCGACGGTCTCCCGGATGCTGCGCGATGCCCGGGAGGCCGGGCTGGTCCAGATCACGCTGCGCCCGCCGGACGCCCATCGGGTCGAGGAGCTGCGCCGGCGGATCGCCCACAGGTTCGGGGTGCGCACGCGCGTGGTGCCCGCCCGTCCCGGCGACGGCGAGCACGAGCGGCTGCAAGCGGTGGCCGACGCGGGCGCCGACGTGCTCGACGAGATGCTCGAGCCGGGGATGACCCTGGGGCTCGCCTGGGGCACGACGATCGCGTCGATACTGGGGAGCGTGCGGGCGCGCCCGATCCCCGGGATGCGCATCGTGCAGCTGAACGGTGCGATCAACACCGAGGGCTCCGGGCTGACCTACATCTCGACCGTGCTGGCCCGCGCGGCGACGCTGTGGGACGCGACGGTCCACCACTT encodes the following:
- the glpK gene encoding glycerol kinase GlpK, with protein sequence MNDQTMYIMSIDQGTTSTRAIIFDHAGQIVSSGQKEHEQIFPKSGWVEHDPQEIWKNTRDVVGQALVGADINRHQLAAVGITNQRETTVVWDKNTGEPVYNAVVWQDTRTQRICDELGGDEGAEKYKERVGLPLATYFSGPKVKWILDNVEGARARAEAGELIFGNTDAWLMWNLTGGTNGGVHVTDVTNASRTMLMNIDTLDWNEDIAKDMGIPMSMLPEIRSSSEVYGKGRKNDLLIDTPLAGILGDQQAATFGQACFDVGQAKNTYGTGNFMLINTGEDLVRSENGLLTTVAYKIGDQKPVYALEGSIAVTGSLVQWMRDNLGLIKDAPEIEDLAKDVDDNGGLFIVPAFSGLFAPHWRPDARGAMVGMTRFHNKGHIARATLEATAFQTREVLDAMIADAESEGVELSELKVDGGMVMNETLMQFQADILGVPVVRPKVIETTALGAAYAAGIAVGFWNGEQDVIDNWAEDKRWEPSMEEETRERYLRLWKKAVERTLDWVDEDTEALYS
- the putP gene encoding sodium/proline symporter PutP, giving the protein MDLVFKIIALAIYFGVMLGIGLYAFRKTSDGEDYMLGGRQLHPFTAALSAGASDMSGWLLLGLPGALYMNGLVEAWIAVGLTIGAGLNWFFVAPRLRQYTQIAGNSITVPSFFGNRLHDRTNILRIAAGVIILVFFTFYVSSGMVAGGVFFESTFGGSYVTGMLLVATITIVYTLFGGFLGASYTDVVQGMIMLVSLLLVPITAMFVVGGPVAMFDSVRQVNADFGSMTAGGTFIGIISSLAWGLGYFGQPHIIVRFMALRSSRDAKYGFAVGMTWMIICVIGAVFTALAGLAYFQQNQDAVLTDTTNGESVFLDLSQLLFHPLIAGVLLAAVLAAIMSTISSQLIVSSSALIEDLFGGIGIKLSAKGALWGGRIGVLAVSIIALILALNPDSSVLGLVAFAWAGFGSAFGPIILLSLFWRRLTAAGAGAGMVAGAAVAFIWGQFTPDVSWGLFGDQHLYEIIPGFLICLVLAVVVSLITPRPPALTMREFDDMETSFASGEIPDHPEDTEVAGSGSGSGTTA
- a CDS encoding glycerol-3-phosphate dehydrogenase/oxidase; the protein is MSDQNRSALTPGARTEHLARLRAATAENPLDVLVVGGGVNGAGAAFDAATRGLSVGLVETRDWAAGTSSRSSKLMHGGLRYLQMLDFKLVAEALRERDLLLEHTAPHLVKPIKFVFPFFKKVVDRAFIGSGVMLYDAMQSVGRKRAVPMHRHLLHDKMLEVFPALDGDKAVGALEYYDAQVDDARFVMMLVRSAAQHDASVANYTSVVDYLHEGGRVSGARVRDEETGEEFEVHARDTLLAGGVWTEDQQDLAGADAGLKVLASKGIHVTIARDRIPAVPDTGIITQTEKSVLFIIPWDEYWVIGTTDTAWTEDPADVGATSDDIEYVLEHANAVLADDLSREDVIGVYSGLRPLVQPVQKGGGSAKVSREHTVMQVEPGLSAIAGGKFTTYRVMAEDIVDFAIKEHQPGRPSLTRSVPVIGAQGYETLVRDKQKIARRYDLDTVRIDRLLFRYGALLSDVLALIDEDPALGTPLEHAPRYLRAEALYAVRAEGARHLADILERRTRLDYETRDRGVDAAAEVAALVGPELGWDESGQAREVETYREYIAARLEGEQAGTDAETAARIGAVPEVPPRH
- a CDS encoding sugar-binding transcriptional regulator, which produces MNPESRPDTLFEAARMYYGEGRTMESIAIDLEVSRSTVSRMLRDAREAGLVQITLRPPDAHRVEELRRRIAHRFGVRTRVVPARPGDGEHERLQAVADAGADVLDEMLEPGMTLGLAWGTTIASILGSVRARPIPGMRIVQLNGAINTEGSGLTYISTVLARAATLWDATVHHFPVPAFFDYAATREAMWRERSVQKVLETQRQTTLAVFSVGAFDAEVPSHVYTNNYLTGEDLASLRADGAVGDVCTVFLRADGSFRDIAMNARGSGADPSRLSRIAHRLLVVSGSRKALPLRAALRAGVATDLVVDEVTAASLLSLR
- a CDS encoding MIP/aquaporin family protein codes for the protein MGTILLSEIAGTAMLTLMGGGVVANNILGKTKGKDGGWLMVNFGWGLAVFVGVYTAFKTGAHINPAVTTGLLMSEAAEYAPGISITLGTTVTYYIAEVIGAFIGAVLAWLVYKNHYDQEKDPGTILGTFSTGPEIRSYGWNLVTEIIATFVLVFVIIMFGNTPDKLGPLAVALLVLAIGASLGGPTGYAINPARDLGPRLAHAVLPIPNKGGSDWAYSWVPIAGPLIGGSLAGLFSLIYF